The following coding sequences lie in one Candidatus Nitrospira allomarina genomic window:
- a CDS encoding baeRF7 domain-containing protein, translated as MSITIQDLQDLLEQRESPCVSLFMPTHPAGPETRQDPIRLNNLLKETEQQLTEQGIRSADARTWLDPLSELLEDEQFWQHQDQGLAMYVAKDWHRIFRLPLILSELTMVESRFYLKPILPVFMYGGTFYLLALSQNHIRFFQGSQDGLQELHIPDIPRSMKEANLAGTGEQSLQWHTKAPNAGGQRAAMFHGQGGGDDEAKSRISQFFQQVAKGLHQFLHDVQAPLYLTGVEYLIPIYKDVNTYPHTKEEGVTGNADEKSLHELHRQVWPVVKADADHGIEEAKIRCEEFLGTSKASHDLETVVFAAHEGKIDTLFVARNIQQWGRIDVMQNRVETEPTKSAESLEILDVAVVQTLLKKGTVYALPQEKMPGRTSLAAMFRY; from the coding sequence ATGTCAATCACAATACAGGATCTACAGGATCTCCTTGAACAGAGGGAAAGTCCATGCGTGTCCTTATTCATGCCGACCCATCCCGCAGGACCGGAAACACGACAGGACCCGATACGCTTGAACAACCTGCTCAAAGAGACTGAACAGCAATTGACGGAACAGGGCATCAGGAGCGCAGACGCTCGAACCTGGCTGGACCCTCTCTCGGAACTCCTGGAGGATGAGCAATTCTGGCAGCATCAGGATCAGGGGCTGGCCATGTACGTGGCGAAGGATTGGCATCGGATCTTTCGTCTGCCTCTCATTCTTTCCGAACTCACGATGGTGGAATCCCGGTTTTATCTGAAGCCCATCCTGCCCGTGTTCATGTATGGAGGAACGTTTTATCTTCTCGCGCTCAGTCAGAACCATATCCGGTTTTTTCAGGGTTCACAGGATGGTCTGCAGGAATTGCACATACCGGACATTCCCCGCAGTATGAAGGAAGCCAATCTAGCGGGAACGGGCGAGCAATCGTTGCAATGGCATACCAAAGCTCCCAATGCAGGCGGCCAGCGGGCCGCCATGTTTCATGGACAGGGCGGTGGGGATGACGAAGCAAAATCCCGCATTTCCCAATTTTTCCAACAGGTGGCAAAAGGTCTACACCAGTTCCTGCACGATGTGCAGGCCCCGTTATATCTGACGGGGGTAGAATATTTGATTCCGATTTACAAAGACGTCAATACCTACCCTCATACGAAAGAAGAAGGGGTCACGGGCAATGCTGATGAAAAAAGCCTTCATGAATTGCACCGCCAGGTCTGGCCGGTCGTGAAAGCGGATGCCGATCACGGCATAGAAGAGGCCAAGATCAGGTGTGAAGAGTTTTTGGGTACGTCCAAGGCTTCCCACGATCTGGAAACCGTGGTTTTTGCAGCCCATGAGGGAAAAATCGATACACTATTCGTCGCCCGGAACATTCAACAATGGGGGCGTATCGACGTCATGCAAAACCGGGTGGAAACGGAACCGACAAAGTCCGCCGAATCCCTGGAGATTTTAGATGTTGCGGTGGTGCAGACGTTACTTAAAAAAGGCACGGTTTATGCCCTCCCCCAGGAAAAGATGCCAGGCCGTACGTCCTTGGCAGCCATGTTTCGTTATTAA
- a CDS encoding AsmA family protein: MWIRRILLSIVVLVFILVILVAVGIAALNSQWFLHFAESKATELAGRQVTIGAFDLDFGRISRLRVKNLSIANPAWASDPSLASVDRLEVGIDLLPLLKGDLVIPDLQATAPVVHLERSDRGATSWTIADKGNSSHSDQPTEKSGEGDPALNLPRIESVTVNGGRLTYLDPQQDIFVSLSILATREESHTDQERLVAKGGGHVAGEPVTIGLSAGTDSSKPHSPENPIQVGLKVNTVETSLAINGTVDALLSPEKANLHFQLEGRNLSRWNEVLAIELPALPEYHLTGTLALADDIWSIDPMKAIVANSDLAGTIRVISDVDPMRIEGELYSTRLDVAQLQGFMPQQQDTDPLAVKTGNLLDVIAHSGLQAGLTYRADVIATGEMPVHHVNLAMRLQDDMLTIESLSGDVAGTHLTIGTQVSVKGKAAESRLSLQAENLKATDKAPNEVISESGTNATEGFPGTLGMDLAMNIHTIRESEEKTNSRESSGPQDSIHSVEWSTLEIETFDIRYDDPAMNTRFKAQIEENSPERLIVKAKGLYRNEPIDMTVTAPAMNTFVDLPPDGQSRKHLSAEFKLADTSASLSALVEPGWPLMWLDLEFSMSSESPDTLAAIFDGELPALDTLAINGSLSKRTHLWSLQKFAAIIGESDISGQATIDTADELRFKGNLLSKNLKIASLMPANGKDTTTAQAVASIPETSEQDTAQRHSPERLLPTWLNNLQGVLGLQVEQLVLPGATLKDVTVRTTFDNGLLRLSPLNIDLGGGTIKTSAQLDLRKPSLSGHLQTDIREVNLTEAMQTLGREAGALGQVNGRLALSLPAAHQTAKHPLNTDAILDRLRIDDVRLRYDDPALQAKTDLRLMADSVASGIQVTGTVEYRENPVEVSITTGSIRQALQDYGAMPVEATFTTQETTLTLEGNVGELFPVAKFKGTVGMKGPNPARLGEAIGIPLPHLPPYRLIAQVHREQEAESQQSFHLSDLDGTIGDSDVAGKLRVTIGGERPMIFARLKSRTLDLDDLAGLLGAPPDPDEAASPKQEAQAEAAKKRKTLLPNKPLDFTQLRKLDADVEYRAKGVKAPDLPLNDFVLNVVLQDGHMQMDHLDFGVATGTTAMQLEVNAHESPAQAKLHAHFNHINVSQLLARFEVADDSFGDIGGRATLWMQGESLADWFASADGGLYLTMTGGKIDALLVELAGLDFTESAAVFLSTDTGVAIECAYTDLQARSGIVTIHPFLLDTQDTKFKGHGSIDLRQEKMNLTIEPYPQDFTILSSRGPLHVTGTFSNPEFSVEPSFPSPEFGMADDSARCTGMVDALRTARKEQLADNN; the protein is encoded by the coding sequence ATGTGGATTCGTAGAATTCTTCTGTCGATTGTTGTCCTGGTTTTCATCCTTGTCATCCTGGTGGCGGTGGGTATTGCCGCGCTGAACTCCCAATGGTTTCTTCATTTCGCTGAATCCAAGGCGACGGAATTAGCTGGTCGACAGGTCACGATCGGCGCATTTGACCTGGACTTCGGCCGAATCTCCCGATTACGAGTCAAGAATCTATCAATTGCGAACCCAGCTTGGGCATCAGATCCCTCCCTCGCATCCGTTGATCGGTTAGAGGTGGGGATCGACCTTCTCCCGCTCTTGAAGGGTGACCTGGTCATTCCTGACCTGCAGGCGACGGCACCAGTGGTTCATCTGGAACGATCTGATCGTGGGGCAACCAGTTGGACAATAGCAGATAAGGGAAATTCCTCCCACAGTGACCAACCCACTGAAAAGTCGGGCGAAGGGGATCCGGCTCTCAATCTGCCTCGTATTGAATCAGTGACTGTCAATGGCGGGCGCCTCACCTATCTGGATCCGCAACAGGATATTTTTGTTTCCCTTTCGATCCTTGCCACGAGGGAGGAATCACATACGGACCAAGAGCGTCTTGTTGCTAAAGGCGGCGGACATGTCGCTGGAGAGCCAGTGACGATCGGATTGTCCGCAGGAACGGATTCCTCAAAGCCACACTCACCGGAAAACCCCATCCAGGTAGGATTAAAGGTGAACACCGTCGAAACTAGTCTGGCCATTAATGGGACTGTTGATGCATTGCTCTCACCCGAGAAGGCAAATCTGCATTTTCAATTGGAAGGACGCAACCTTTCACGATGGAATGAGGTGCTTGCCATTGAACTCCCTGCCCTCCCCGAGTATCACCTGACCGGGACGCTTGCCCTGGCGGATGACATCTGGTCAATTGATCCCATGAAAGCGATTGTCGCAAACAGCGATCTTGCGGGGACGATTCGAGTGATATCCGATGTCGATCCTATGCGCATAGAAGGAGAGCTCTATTCAACACGACTGGATGTGGCCCAGCTGCAGGGATTTATGCCTCAACAACAAGATACCGATCCCTTAGCGGTCAAGACAGGGAATCTTCTGGATGTGATCGCCCATTCCGGTTTGCAAGCCGGCCTCACCTACCGTGCAGATGTGATTGCCACCGGTGAAATGCCCGTTCACCATGTCAACCTCGCCATGCGCCTGCAAGATGACATGCTCACAATCGAGTCATTATCCGGAGATGTGGCCGGGACCCATCTCACGATCGGGACACAGGTTTCCGTGAAAGGAAAGGCGGCGGAAAGTCGCCTGTCCCTGCAAGCTGAAAACCTGAAAGCGACTGATAAGGCACCGAACGAAGTGATCTCCGAATCGGGGACGAATGCCACAGAAGGATTTCCTGGAACACTCGGAATGGATCTGGCCATGAATATTCACACGATTCGTGAATCGGAGGAGAAGACCAATTCACGGGAATCCTCCGGCCCGCAAGATTCTATTCATTCCGTTGAATGGAGCACGCTCGAAATCGAGACTTTTGATATCCGGTATGATGATCCCGCCATGAATACGCGCTTCAAGGCGCAGATCGAGGAAAATAGTCCGGAGCGGTTGATCGTCAAAGCCAAAGGTCTGTATCGAAACGAACCCATTGACATGACCGTAACGGCTCCTGCAATGAATACGTTTGTCGATCTCCCTCCTGACGGTCAATCCCGGAAACATCTGTCTGCCGAATTTAAACTGGCGGACACATCGGCCTCGCTTTCTGCCCTGGTCGAACCTGGCTGGCCGCTAATGTGGCTTGACCTTGAATTCTCAATGAGCAGTGAGTCTCCGGATACCCTGGCCGCCATATTCGATGGTGAACTTCCTGCTTTGGACACCTTGGCCATCAACGGATCACTCTCCAAACGGACCCACCTCTGGAGTCTCCAAAAATTTGCCGCCATCATCGGTGAAAGCGACATTTCCGGACAAGCCACCATCGATACGGCTGACGAGCTGCGCTTTAAGGGAAACCTGCTGTCGAAAAACCTGAAAATTGCATCGCTGATGCCTGCGAACGGAAAGGACACCACAACAGCACAAGCCGTGGCATCAATTCCTGAAACCTCGGAGCAGGATACCGCCCAACGCCATTCGCCGGAGAGACTTCTCCCAACCTGGCTAAACAATCTCCAGGGCGTGCTCGGCCTACAGGTTGAACAACTGGTGTTGCCCGGCGCGACACTCAAGGATGTGACGGTTCGAACGACTTTCGACAATGGGCTCCTTCGCCTCTCGCCCCTGAACATTGACCTGGGCGGTGGCACCATCAAAACCTCCGCACAACTGGACCTCCGCAAACCGTCATTGTCAGGTCATCTTCAGACCGACATCCGGGAAGTTAATCTCACTGAGGCCATGCAGACCCTAGGCCGCGAGGCCGGAGCATTGGGTCAGGTCAATGGCCGTCTCGCTCTGAGTCTTCCCGCAGCCCATCAGACCGCGAAACATCCTCTCAATACCGACGCCATACTCGATCGATTGCGCATCGATGACGTGCGTCTGCGTTATGACGATCCAGCGTTACAGGCAAAGACGGATTTGCGCCTCATGGCAGATAGTGTCGCATCCGGAATTCAGGTCACAGGCACGGTTGAATATCGGGAAAACCCTGTAGAGGTGTCCATTACTACGGGCTCCATACGCCAGGCCTTACAAGACTATGGTGCAATGCCGGTGGAAGCGACTTTTACCACACAAGAAACGACTCTGACGCTTGAAGGTAATGTGGGTGAGTTGTTCCCGGTAGCGAAATTTAAGGGGACAGTCGGGATGAAAGGCCCTAATCCCGCTCGTCTGGGCGAAGCTATCGGCATTCCTCTCCCGCACCTTCCCCCGTACCGATTAATCGCACAAGTTCATCGCGAGCAAGAGGCTGAGAGCCAACAGAGTTTTCACTTGAGCGACCTAGACGGCACAATCGGCGACAGTGACGTTGCAGGCAAATTACGTGTGACGATCGGCGGCGAGCGTCCGATGATATTTGCCCGATTGAAGTCACGTACACTCGATCTTGATGACCTGGCCGGCCTCCTCGGCGCACCACCGGATCCGGACGAGGCAGCTTCGCCAAAACAGGAAGCCCAAGCCGAGGCGGCCAAAAAGCGGAAGACCCTCCTTCCGAACAAACCTCTCGACTTCACACAACTTCGTAAATTGGACGCTGATGTCGAATACCGCGCCAAGGGAGTGAAGGCCCCCGATCTCCCCCTGAATGATTTTGTGCTGAATGTGGTTCTTCAGGACGGACACATGCAGATGGATCACCTGGATTTTGGCGTAGCCACGGGGACAACGGCCATGCAACTTGAAGTCAATGCCCATGAATCACCAGCACAAGCCAAGCTTCACGCTCATTTCAATCACATCAATGTAAGTCAATTGCTTGCCCGCTTCGAGGTGGCGGATGACTCTTTTGGCGATATTGGAGGACGTGCCACACTTTGGATGCAAGGAGAATCCTTGGCGGATTGGTTCGCCTCGGCCGACGGGGGTCTGTACTTAACCATGACCGGAGGAAAAATCGATGCCTTGTTGGTGGAATTGGCCGGATTAGATTTCACCGAATCCGCAGCAGTATTTTTAAGCACAGACACAGGAGTCGCCATTGAATGCGCCTATACCGACTTGCAGGCTCGCAGTGGCATCGTGACCATCCACCCCTTCTTACTGGATACCCAAGACACCAAATTTAAAGGTCACGGATCGATCGACCTTCGTCAAGAAAAGATGAACCTCACCATAGAGCCCTATCCTCAGGATTTTACCATCTTGAGTTCCCGCGGCCCCTTGCACGTCACCGGCACATTTTCAAATCCTGAATTTTCAGTCGAACCTTCTTTTCCCTCTCCTGAGTTTGGAATGGCTGACGATAGCGCCCGCTGTACGGGCATGGTGGACGCGCTTCGGACCGCCAGAAAGGAACAACTGGCAGACAACAACTGA
- a CDS encoding BON domain-containing protein, which translates to MINVSSLCPLMNQLRPACQGLWRPIAFVCVLFLTVNAAGCGTHLGADAEVSDRNEQMAAEVKAALVQEAGLNAAPIDVKVQNGVVTLGGFVEKESHRQAAERAAGRVRGVQSVINHLQLK; encoded by the coding sequence ATGATTAACGTCTCGTCCCTATGTCCGCTTATGAACCAGTTACGTCCTGCCTGCCAAGGTCTATGGCGTCCTATCGCATTTGTGTGTGTGCTGTTTCTCACGGTTAATGCGGCCGGATGCGGCACTCATCTCGGTGCAGACGCAGAGGTTTCCGACCGGAATGAGCAGATGGCCGCTGAGGTTAAAGCGGCGCTGGTTCAAGAAGCCGGTTTGAACGCTGCTCCTATTGATGTCAAAGTCCAAAATGGCGTAGTGACCCTGGGGGGATTCGTTGAAAAAGAGTCCCACCGGCAGGCGGCAGAGAGAGCCGCCGGCCGTGTGAGAGGGGTCCAATCGGTCATTAATCATCTTCAACTTAAATGA
- a CDS encoding HAD family hydrolase translates to MRYLALATDYDGTLALHGRVHESTVRSLEKVLTTNRKLLLVTGRELDDLLNVFPHPHLFDWIVAENGLVLYKPSSKETITLADMPSEDFIMGLRSRGIPISVGRNIVSTVRPHETVVLEVVRDLGLDIQLIFNKEAVMMLPAGFSKATGLEKALRKMGLSPHNVAGIGDAENDLSFLGMVECSAAVGNAIPAIKERADIVTEGEQGDGVVEFIRHLLADDLQSIDPSLHRHYVVLGSTETEQEVRISPYGPNLLLAGSSGSGKSTLSTGIIERLTDKHYQCCIIDPEGDYESLEQAVVLGDMNHTPNTKEVIDILENPDTNLVINLVGLAIQERPSFFKNIFKDLQDFRDRTGRPHWIVLDETHHLMPAEWDTPSSLFTPTPHSLLMITVHPDQMAADALTAIDCVVVIGKSPGQRLKAFTNLVGESLPSFEDHPVQPGEAMFWKRSGGALPVRFRIHPNRSERRRHRRKYAEGELGPDRSFYFQGPEGKLNLRAQNLMLFLQLAEGLDSETWMYHLKRHDYSSWARDCIKDKTLSAEIWKIESIESVEHRQSLAHIKAAIESRYVLSPHHPSPSSHPPPSSHPPPLSPFPLST, encoded by the coding sequence ATGAGATATTTAGCGCTGGCTACCGATTATGACGGCACTCTTGCCCTTCATGGGCGCGTTCACGAATCGACCGTTCGAAGTCTGGAAAAAGTCTTAACCACTAATCGCAAGCTTCTTCTGGTCACAGGCCGGGAACTGGATGATCTACTGAATGTATTTCCTCACCCTCATTTATTTGATTGGATAGTCGCGGAAAATGGGCTTGTGTTGTACAAACCTTCTTCCAAAGAAACGATCACACTGGCGGATATGCCGTCTGAAGATTTCATCATGGGGCTTCGTTCCCGGGGCATTCCAATTTCAGTCGGACGAAATATCGTCTCCACCGTCCGCCCGCATGAAACTGTCGTATTGGAAGTGGTCCGTGATCTCGGATTGGATATCCAACTGATCTTCAACAAAGAAGCCGTCATGATGCTTCCCGCCGGCTTCAGTAAAGCGACCGGCCTGGAGAAAGCGCTACGCAAGATGGGCCTATCACCACACAATGTCGCCGGAATTGGCGATGCCGAGAATGATCTCTCCTTTCTGGGAATGGTGGAATGTTCCGCGGCAGTGGGCAATGCCATCCCGGCCATCAAGGAACGGGCCGATATCGTGACGGAAGGAGAGCAAGGAGACGGAGTAGTGGAATTTATCCGGCATCTTCTGGCTGACGACTTACAATCAATTGACCCGTCCCTTCACCGGCATTATGTGGTGCTGGGATCCACAGAGACGGAGCAGGAAGTCCGGATCAGTCCGTATGGCCCGAACCTCCTTCTGGCCGGCTCATCGGGAAGCGGGAAATCCACGCTCTCAACCGGCATCATTGAGCGTCTCACGGATAAACATTATCAATGCTGTATTATCGATCCCGAAGGCGATTATGAATCGTTGGAACAGGCTGTGGTCCTGGGTGACATGAATCACACCCCCAACACAAAGGAAGTCATCGACATTCTGGAAAATCCGGATACGAACCTGGTCATCAATCTGGTGGGACTGGCGATACAGGAACGTCCTTCTTTTTTTAAAAACATCTTTAAGGATCTTCAGGACTTCAGAGACCGAACGGGACGCCCCCATTGGATTGTACTGGATGAGACTCATCATCTGATGCCGGCAGAATGGGATACCCCTTCCTCCTTGTTCACCCCGACACCACATTCCCTGCTGATGATCACCGTGCATCCCGATCAAATGGCTGCCGATGCCCTTACCGCAATTGATTGTGTCGTAGTAATTGGAAAATCTCCAGGCCAGCGATTGAAGGCTTTCACCAATTTGGTGGGGGAATCTCTGCCTTCCTTCGAGGACCATCCCGTCCAACCGGGGGAGGCGATGTTCTGGAAACGGTCCGGAGGAGCTCTTCCGGTTCGATTCCGGATTCACCCCAATAGGAGCGAGCGGAGGCGTCATCGTCGGAAGTATGCGGAAGGAGAATTGGGCCCTGATCGCAGTTTTTACTTTCAAGGTCCGGAAGGAAAGCTGAACCTTCGAGCCCAAAATCTTATGCTCTTTCTTCAACTGGCAGAAGGGCTGGATTCTGAAACGTGGATGTATCATTTGAAGCGGCATGATTATTCTTCATGGGCTCGAGACTGCATTAAAGACAAAACGCTGTCCGCCGAGATTTGGAAAATAGAATCCATTGAATCGGTAGAACATCGGCAAAGTCTCGCTCACATCAAAGCCGCCATTGAATCCCGTTATGTCCTCTCTCCACACCATCCCTCCCCTTCCTCTCATCCGCCCCCTTCCTCTCATCCGCCCCCTTTATCTCCTTTCCCTTTATCGACTTAA
- a CDS encoding catalase translates to MAKKQPVKSSPPSTRKTAKYADQTVEIGTGGEVHQTSGKTNPVLTTQQGIPVADDQNSLKIGERGPSALEDFHFREKMFHFDHERIPERVVHARGFGAHGYFENYESLADVTKADLFQRPRDKTPAFVRFSTVAGNKGSFDLARDVRGFAVKLYTKEGNWDLVGNNMPVFFIQDAMKFPDLVHAAKAEPDRGFPQAQTAHDNFWDFISLTPESMHMIMWIMSDRAIPRSFRFMEGFGVHTFRLINGQGKSTFVKFHWKPKLGMQSVVWNEAVKINGADPDFHRRDLWSAIQQGDYPEWELGLQLFDDDFAQQFNFDVLDATKLIPEEILPVRRVGRLVLDRCVDNFFAETEQVAFCTQNIVPGIDFSNDPLLQGRNFSYLDTQLKRLGSPNFTHIPINAPKCPFSHFQQDGHMAMQNPKGRANYEPNSWPGEAGGPRESPEKGFTSYPADEEGPKVRVRSETFADHYSQARQFYISQTEVEQTHIANALVFELSKVEHPEIRTRMVSHLLNIHQDLAKQVAKGLRLKDMPKPADAAKPTREDLEQSPALSILLNSPKTFKGRKLGVLITDGVDIKLFKSLKSAVKSEGAIMEIVAPGVGGVEASDGTWIEADQKIDGGPSVLYDAVALLPSEEGVLALAKVPAARDFVADAFAHMKFIGYVEAVTPLFQKAGVQESRDAGFIALDKGKGSTQFLEACRKLRFWDRAAAS, encoded by the coding sequence ATGGCCAAAAAGCAACCCGTTAAATCTTCTCCTCCTTCCACACGTAAAACCGCGAAATATGCAGACCAAACTGTCGAGATCGGCACAGGAGGGGAAGTCCACCAGACAAGCGGAAAAACCAATCCGGTATTGACGACTCAGCAGGGTATTCCTGTCGCGGATGACCAAAACTCGCTGAAAATCGGAGAGCGGGGTCCAAGCGCATTGGAAGACTTTCACTTTCGGGAGAAGATGTTTCACTTTGACCATGAACGGATTCCAGAAAGGGTTGTGCATGCCCGCGGGTTCGGGGCTCATGGATATTTTGAAAACTACGAATCTCTGGCAGATGTTACCAAAGCCGACCTCTTTCAACGACCACGTGATAAAACTCCGGCGTTCGTCCGCTTTTCTACGGTAGCCGGTAATAAGGGCTCCTTCGATTTGGCAAGAGACGTCAGGGGATTTGCCGTAAAGCTGTATACCAAAGAGGGGAATTGGGATCTTGTGGGCAATAATATGCCCGTGTTTTTTATTCAGGACGCCATGAAATTTCCAGACCTCGTTCACGCAGCCAAAGCGGAACCGGATCGTGGCTTTCCCCAGGCGCAAACCGCGCATGATAACTTTTGGGACTTTATCTCCCTGACCCCTGAAAGTATGCATATGATCATGTGGATCATGTCCGACAGGGCTATTCCCCGATCGTTTCGTTTCATGGAAGGGTTTGGCGTTCACACATTCCGGCTTATCAATGGTCAGGGAAAATCGACGTTCGTGAAATTTCACTGGAAACCCAAACTGGGGATGCAATCCGTGGTATGGAACGAAGCCGTAAAAATTAATGGAGCCGACCCGGATTTCCATCGCCGGGATTTATGGAGTGCCATTCAGCAGGGTGATTATCCGGAATGGGAACTGGGCCTTCAGCTTTTTGATGATGATTTTGCTCAACAATTCAATTTTGATGTGCTTGATGCGACCAAACTGATTCCAGAAGAAATTCTACCAGTTCGACGTGTCGGCCGGCTCGTTCTGGATCGCTGTGTGGACAATTTCTTTGCTGAGACCGAACAGGTTGCCTTTTGTACGCAAAATATTGTGCCGGGCATCGATTTTTCAAATGACCCATTACTACAAGGGCGGAACTTTTCCTACCTCGACACTCAGCTCAAACGGCTTGGCAGTCCGAATTTTACTCACATCCCCATCAACGCGCCCAAGTGTCCGTTCAGCCATTTTCAACAGGACGGCCATATGGCCATGCAGAATCCGAAAGGCCGAGCCAACTATGAACCAAATTCTTGGCCCGGCGAAGCGGGAGGTCCCCGAGAATCCCCGGAGAAGGGATTTACCTCATACCCTGCCGATGAGGAAGGGCCAAAAGTACGGGTCCGGTCCGAAACTTTTGCCGATCATTACAGCCAGGCCCGACAATTTTATATCAGCCAGACCGAAGTCGAACAAACCCACATTGCAAATGCCTTAGTCTTTGAATTAAGCAAAGTGGAACATCCTGAAATCCGGACTCGTATGGTTTCTCATCTGCTAAATATTCACCAGGATTTGGCTAAACAAGTGGCCAAGGGTCTGCGCCTGAAGGACATGCCTAAGCCTGCGGATGCGGCAAAACCCACACGAGAGGACCTTGAGCAATCACCCGCGCTCAGCATTCTTCTCAATAGTCCCAAAACCTTCAAAGGGCGAAAGCTTGGAGTGCTCATCACCGACGGAGTCGATATAAAATTATTTAAATCACTCAAATCCGCCGTCAAGTCGGAAGGGGCAATCATGGAGATTGTGGCCCCCGGTGTGGGCGGAGTGGAAGCCAGCGACGGGACGTGGATTGAAGCGGACCAAAAAATTGATGGTGGGCCATCGGTGCTGTACGACGCAGTGGCACTTTTACCTTCCGAGGAAGGAGTGCTGGCCCTGGCCAAGGTTCCTGCCGCCAGAGATTTTGTGGCTGATGCCTTTGCTCACATGAAGTTTATTGGATACGTCGAAGCCGTCACTCCCCTGTTCCAGAAGGCCGGAGTGCAGGAGAGTCGAGACGCTGGCTTCATTGCCCTTGATAAGGGGAAGGGATCAACTCAATTTCTTGAGGCGTGCCGAAAGCTTCGTTTCTGGGATCGCGCCGCTGCTTCATAA
- a CDS encoding redoxin domain-containing protein: protein MMQIGQTITDGTYQAFHKEQIRSLTLSECRGKWLVLVFYPGDFTFIYPTELQELGELYTEFQKLGAEVLSVSTDSVFVHKAWHDTSPAIKNIQFPMVADTTGRLSREFGTYLEDEGVSLRGSFLIDPDGVLKVGEIHDNSIGRNGRELLRKLQAAVHVREGKGEVCPASWSPGDKTLKPGLDLVGKI from the coding sequence ATGATGCAAATTGGACAAACGATCACGGATGGCACCTACCAGGCTTTCCACAAAGAACAAATCCGTTCACTGACCTTGTCGGAATGTCGGGGAAAGTGGTTGGTGCTGGTGTTTTATCCGGGAGATTTCACGTTTATTTATCCAACCGAATTGCAAGAACTGGGAGAATTGTATACGGAATTTCAAAAACTCGGGGCTGAGGTTCTTAGCGTCAGCACCGATTCGGTCTTTGTGCATAAGGCCTGGCACGATACCTCGCCTGCTATAAAAAATATTCAATTCCCCATGGTAGCTGATACGACGGGCCGGCTAAGCCGGGAGTTTGGAACCTATTTGGAGGATGAAGGGGTATCGTTACGCGGGAGCTTTCTTATCGATCCGGATGGTGTGCTAAAAGTTGGAGAAATACACGATAATAGCATTGGACGAAATGGTCGAGAGCTCTTACGAAAGCTTCAGGCTGCTGTCCATGTTAGAGAAGGAAAAGGCGAGGTATGTCCCGCCAGCTGGTCCCCCGGCGATAAGACCTTGAAGCCAGGCTTGGATCTGGTCGGAAAAATTTAA